One Prosthecochloris marina DNA window includes the following coding sequences:
- a CDS encoding metallophosphoesterase family protein, whose protein sequence is MAHFSDLHLAGRHDSRGFERLDKLLTAIINSGCNHIVITGDLFNSTDPSDWAAIKEVLQSKRLYSWDKVTVIPGNHDLINLEEEMRIYNSLNPDSNGRKKRFRRKMDEFCDMFSELITGEDETAGFPFIKVLNYGEISISFVVVNTAYPWANIDNPLGARGYVKRGEIEALFAPTVKKALRDSFVIGVFHHAFRIYETDALIDQAFDWTMELKNREELLGAMLHLNASIVLHGHFHRFQTYMIGGMKVINGGSFNYNPRRYSEIAFGRDGRYTQRFVDI, encoded by the coding sequence TTGGCACATTTTTCAGATTTGCATCTTGCCGGCAGGCATGATAGTCGTGGGTTCGAGCGCCTTGACAAACTGTTAACCGCCATTATCAATTCAGGTTGCAATCATATCGTTATTACAGGTGATCTTTTTAACTCGACCGATCCTTCCGACTGGGCTGCTATCAAAGAGGTGCTACAAAGTAAAAGGCTTTATTCGTGGGACAAGGTGACCGTCATTCCAGGCAATCACGATTTGATCAATCTTGAAGAGGAGATGCGAATCTACAACTCGCTGAATCCGGATTCCAACGGAAGAAAAAAAAGGTTTCGCCGAAAGATGGACGAGTTTTGCGATATGTTCAGTGAATTGATAACAGGAGAAGACGAGACTGCAGGTTTTCCTTTTATCAAGGTGCTCAATTACGGCGAAATATCCATTTCTTTTGTCGTCGTCAACACTGCTTATCCCTGGGCGAATATCGATAATCCGTTGGGTGCAAGAGGATATGTTAAGAGGGGTGAAATCGAGGCTCTTTTCGCTCCCACGGTAAAAAAAGCGCTTCGGGATAGTTTTGTGATTGGAGTTTTTCATCATGCATTCAGGATTTATGAAACGGATGCATTGATCGATCAGGCGTTTGACTGGACGATGGAGCTGAAAAACAGAGAAGAGCTTCTGGGTGCAATGCTTCATTTGAATGCAAGTATAGTACTTCACGGGCATTTTCATCGTTTTCAGACGTATATGATCGGTGGCATGAAGGTGATTAATGGAGGAAGTTTCAATTACAACCCCCGGCGGTATAGCGAGATTGCCTTCGGGCGTGACGGGAGGTATACCCAAAGGTTTGTGGATATATAG
- the glgP gene encoding alpha-glucan family phosphorylase translates to MRHIIESLQNLSRNLWWSWDTEAKELFKELSPLIWERVNHNPVELLRHISHDELKARLDCEFGKKLDNVTKRFEAYLSEKDTWASKHVPSLTEKTVAYFSAEFGIHESVRIYSGGLGVLSGDHIKSASDLGLNFVGITLFYKEGYFRQYLNQEGWQLEDYPLQYPESLPLEKVTDADGNDLIISLDIAQSEVLAQAWYLNVGRAKLYLLDTNIPANESHYRDICSRVYGGDQNMRINQEIVLGIGGVKLLRALGIDPAVYHMNEGHSAFLTVELLAKELANGVEPEKAKAHVKEQCVFTTHTPVAAGHDRFSRDMMHYSFDRYLQKNGIAFEDLLRLGSENPSNPHDLFTMTVLALNLSRNANGVSKLHGEVSRKMWRHIYSAESPGDVPIGHITNGIHTASWTSGFTDKFWHRYTDSLDTLTSSQDEALKVLAKVTDEELWCLRYRLKRNLIDFIYRYLSNQLFHQHVYTTYMEADSSKSSKNPLSPDVLTIGFARRFATYKRAPLIFSDIERLTRIINHPTMPLQIIFAGKAHPHDDAGKHYIQQIVEHTRLPQFKGKIIFLENYNLGVAKRMISGVDVWLNNPIRPMEASGTSGQKTVLHGGLNFSVPDGWWPEAYDGQNGWSIGSGEVLDNHEAQNHHDAEKLYDVLENQIIPTFYDRNVDNIPVKWLKKVRKAIATIGPEYNTHRMVRDYTLKYYLKD, encoded by the coding sequence ATGCGCCATATAATCGAATCACTCCAAAATCTGTCCCGAAACCTTTGGTGGTCATGGGATACGGAAGCAAAAGAGCTTTTCAAGGAACTCTCCCCCCTTATCTGGGAAAGAGTCAATCATAACCCTGTCGAACTCCTGCGGCATATTTCACATGACGAACTCAAAGCCCGCCTTGATTGCGAATTCGGCAAGAAACTCGACAACGTCACAAAGCGTTTTGAAGCATATCTCTCAGAAAAGGATACATGGGCATCCAAACATGTCCCTTCTTTGACAGAAAAAACCGTTGCCTACTTCAGTGCAGAGTTCGGTATACATGAAAGCGTAAGGATTTACTCGGGAGGCTTGGGCGTCCTTTCCGGTGACCACATCAAGTCCGCCAGCGACTTGGGCCTGAACTTCGTTGGCATCACCTTGTTTTATAAAGAAGGATACTTCCGCCAATATCTCAACCAGGAAGGATGGCAGTTGGAAGACTATCCTTTACAGTATCCGGAAAGCCTTCCTCTGGAAAAAGTTACAGACGCTGACGGTAACGACCTGATCATCTCCCTCGATATCGCTCAAAGCGAAGTACTTGCCCAGGCCTGGTACCTTAATGTCGGTAGAGCGAAACTCTATCTTCTCGACACCAACATTCCGGCTAACGAGTCCCATTACCGTGACATCTGTTCCAGAGTGTACGGTGGTGATCAGAACATGCGCATCAATCAGGAAATTGTGTTGGGTATCGGCGGCGTTAAATTGCTCAGGGCTTTGGGAATCGATCCTGCAGTCTATCATATGAATGAAGGACATTCCGCATTTCTCACGGTAGAACTCCTTGCAAAAGAATTGGCCAATGGCGTGGAACCTGAAAAAGCAAAAGCACATGTCAAAGAACAATGTGTATTCACGACACACACCCCGGTAGCCGCAGGCCATGACCGTTTTTCACGTGACATGATGCACTACTCTTTCGACCGGTACCTCCAGAAAAACGGCATAGCTTTTGAGGATTTACTCCGCCTTGGCTCCGAAAACCCTTCGAATCCTCACGATCTGTTCACCATGACAGTTCTTGCACTTAACCTCTCACGAAATGCAAACGGTGTTTCAAAGCTGCATGGTGAGGTATCGCGTAAAATGTGGCGGCATATTTATTCAGCTGAATCTCCAGGTGACGTCCCTATAGGGCACATCACAAACGGCATCCACACAGCAAGCTGGACCAGCGGTTTTACAGATAAATTCTGGCACCGTTATACCGACAGCCTCGACACACTGACATCATCCCAGGATGAGGCATTGAAGGTTCTTGCGAAAGTAACCGACGAAGAGCTGTGGTGCCTGCGCTACCGCTTGAAAAGAAACCTTATCGACTTTATCTATAGGTACCTTTCAAACCAGCTTTTCCATCAGCATGTTTATACAACCTATATGGAGGCTGATTCATCGAAATCAAGCAAAAACCCTCTGTCACCAGATGTTCTTACCATAGGTTTTGCAAGACGTTTTGCGACATACAAAAGAGCACCGCTGATTTTTTCGGACATCGAACGCCTCACCAGGATTATCAACCACCCGACAATGCCTCTGCAGATCATCTTCGCAGGCAAGGCACATCCCCACGACGATGCCGGTAAACATTACATCCAGCAGATTGTAGAGCATACCCGTCTTCCCCAGTTCAAGGGAAAAATCATCTTTCTTGAAAACTACAATCTCGGTGTGGCAAAACGCATGATATCCGGTGTCGATGTCTGGCTCAATAATCCGATACGACCGATGGAAGCCAGCGGGACTTCCGGACAGAAAACCGTTCTGCACGGTGGCTTGAACTTCAGCGTACCCGATGGCTGGTGGCCTGAAGCCTATGATGGTCAAAACGGCTGGTCGATTGGAAGTGGCGAAGTGCTTGACAATCATGAAGCTCAGAACCATCATGATGCAGAAAAGCTCTATGATGTTCTTGAAAACCAGATAATCCCTACATTTTATGACCGAAACGTGGATAATATTCCCGTCAAATGGCTCAAGAAGGTCCGCAAAGCGATTGCAACCATCGGTCCTGAATACAATACCCACAGGATGGTCAGAGACTATACATTGAAATATTATCTGAAAGATTGA
- a CDS encoding dihydroorotate dehydrogenase has product MTKDPEQQSSRFSAVSLGRGLDLRSPVLLASGTVSYGEELNKITNLGKIGGIVTKAISPEPRQGNPPQRIAETPCGMINAIGLANVGLKRFIAEKIPFLQQLDTSVIVNIAGKSIDDYCTVIEHLEDCEDINAYEINLSCPNVKGECMIMGVSREATFEIISKLRSITSRHLMVKLTPNVTSISSIALAAEEAGADSVSLINTLVGMAVDYKKRKPLLTNVTGGLSGPAIKPVALAKVWEVYNAVKIPIVGMGGIASFKDAMEFLLTGAKAIQIGTMNFVDPDIGETVADNLEEFFAAPENPTIEEYTGSLMVG; this is encoded by the coding sequence ATGACAAAAGACCCTGAACAGCAATCATCGCGGTTTTCGGCTGTCTCCCTCGGACGCGGTCTCGACCTGCGCTCCCCGGTTCTTCTCGCATCGGGAACGGTCTCGTATGGAGAAGAACTCAACAAGATTACGAACTTGGGTAAAATAGGAGGCATTGTCACCAAAGCCATATCACCCGAGCCTCGTCAAGGAAACCCACCACAGCGCATTGCCGAAACCCCCTGTGGTATGATAAATGCCATCGGTCTTGCAAATGTAGGCCTGAAGAGATTCATAGCGGAAAAAATCCCTTTTCTACAGCAGCTTGATACCTCGGTTATCGTTAATATCGCAGGAAAATCCATCGATGATTACTGTACGGTCATCGAACACCTTGAAGACTGCGAAGACATCAACGCTTACGAAATAAACCTTTCCTGTCCCAATGTCAAGGGAGAGTGCATGATCATGGGTGTCAGCCGCGAAGCAACGTTCGAAATCATCTCGAAACTGCGTTCGATTACGAGCCGGCACCTCATGGTAAAGCTTACCCCCAACGTTACCTCCATCAGCTCCATCGCATTGGCTGCAGAAGAAGCAGGTGCCGACTCGGTATCGCTGATCAACACGTTGGTAGGTATGGCTGTTGATTATAAAAAAAGAAAACCCCTTTTGACCAACGTTACAGGAGGGCTTTCAGGCCCCGCCATAAAGCCTGTAGCTTTGGCCAAAGTCTGGGAAGTTTACAACGCTGTCAAGATACCGATAGTCGGCATGGGCGGAATAGCCTCGTTTAAAGATGCCATGGAATTCCTGCTCACCGGAGCCAAGGCGATTCAGATCGGCACCATGAATTTTGTCGATCCCGATATCGGCGAAACCGTTGCCGATAACCTCGAAGAGTTCTTTGCTGCTCCTGAAAACCCGACTATCGAGGAGTATACGGGTAGTTTGATGGTAGGATAA
- a CDS encoding GatB/YqeY domain-containing protein, which translates to MSLKERIDQDLKEAMKSGDKNRINTVRAIRAAFLEKEVSLRVGGKAELNEEQELEVVMSLAKKRKDSIQQYKDAGRMDLVETEQAELSVIETYLPAQMADEEIEATVKDIIAGVGATSMKDMGKVMGAAMKQLKGKADGGKVQEIVKSALS; encoded by the coding sequence ATGAGTTTAAAAGAGCGTATCGACCAGGACCTCAAAGAAGCCATGAAAAGCGGCGATAAAAACAGGATAAATACCGTTAGGGCAATCAGAGCGGCATTTCTCGAGAAGGAAGTTTCGTTGCGAGTTGGCGGTAAGGCTGAGCTGAACGAAGAACAGGAACTTGAAGTTGTCATGAGTCTTGCCAAAAAACGTAAAGACTCCATTCAACAGTATAAAGATGCCGGGAGAATGGACCTCGTAGAAACCGAGCAAGCAGAGCTTTCGGTGATTGAAACCTATCTTCCTGCCCAGATGGCAGATGAAGAAATCGAAGCTACTGTAAAGGATATCATTGCCGGGGTGGGTGCAACATCCATGAAAGATATGGGAAAGGTCATGGGCGCCGCCATGAAACAGCTCAAAGGCAAGGCCGATGGCGGAAAAGTTCAGGAAATCGTCAAATCTGCCTTATCGTAA
- the serS gene encoding serine--tRNA ligase → MLDINYIRQNPEEVAEMLKKRQQAEDCVLLDELLECDKQRRQLIQKSDELKALRNKVSKDIATIKRTGQGSAEDLIREMKEVADNIARMNETLGELQEKMEAILLSLPNKLHIEVPTGSSSEDNVIYKEPVTFDHALEFPLMNHLDLGNKLGILDFERGAKISGSGFPVYAGKGARLERALLNFMLDYHTEKHGYTEIFPPFMVNEDSLRGTGQWPKFADQVYYMNEDNLYAIPTAEVPVTNLHREEMLRDEQLPISYAAYSACFRREAGSYGKDTRGFLRVHQFNKVEMVKFTRPEDSYEALEEILQNAEAILKALKIPYRVLLLCSGDISASAAKCYDIEVWSPAENKYLEASSCSNFEDYQARRANIRFKPSGSSKPVFIHTLNGSGLATSRLMVSLLENYQTPEGTIIVPEVLRKYTGFNLID, encoded by the coding sequence ATGCTTGACATCAATTATATCCGACAAAACCCGGAAGAAGTCGCTGAAATGCTGAAAAAACGTCAGCAAGCAGAGGACTGTGTCCTGCTCGATGAACTGCTTGAATGCGATAAGCAGCGTCGACAGCTCATCCAAAAATCAGATGAGCTCAAAGCGTTGAGAAACAAGGTTTCAAAAGATATCGCCACTATCAAAAGAACCGGCCAAGGCTCTGCAGAAGACCTCATTCGTGAAATGAAAGAGGTGGCGGATAACATTGCCCGCATGAACGAAACCTTGGGAGAACTTCAGGAAAAAATGGAAGCGATACTACTTTCACTTCCCAACAAACTCCATATCGAAGTTCCAACCGGCAGCTCATCAGAGGATAATGTCATCTACAAAGAACCGGTAACTTTCGACCATGCCCTTGAATTCCCTTTGATGAATCATCTCGACCTCGGAAACAAGTTGGGCATTCTTGATTTTGAACGAGGCGCTAAAATTTCCGGCAGCGGTTTTCCTGTCTATGCAGGAAAAGGAGCACGCCTCGAACGTGCGCTTTTGAATTTTATGCTTGATTACCACACTGAAAAGCACGGATATACCGAAATCTTCCCTCCATTTATGGTGAACGAAGACTCGCTTCGAGGTACGGGACAGTGGCCTAAGTTTGCCGATCAGGTATACTACATGAACGAGGATAACCTCTATGCAATCCCGACTGCAGAAGTCCCGGTTACGAATCTTCACCGCGAAGAAATGCTTCGTGACGAACAGCTTCCCATATCTTATGCTGCTTACTCGGCCTGCTTTCGTAGGGAAGCCGGAAGCTATGGAAAAGATACACGGGGATTCCTCAGGGTGCACCAGTTCAATAAGGTTGAAATGGTCAAGTTCACACGCCCGGAGGATTCGTATGAGGCCTTGGAAGAGATCTTACAGAATGCTGAAGCGATTCTCAAGGCACTTAAAATCCCTTATCGCGTATTGCTTCTTTGCAGTGGTGACATCAGTGCAAGTGCTGCAAAATGTTACGATATCGAAGTCTGGTCACCTGCTGAAAACAAATACCTTGAAGCGTCAAGCTGCTCCAATTTCGAGGATTATCAGGCACGGCGGGCCAACATCCGTTTCAAACCTTCAGGTTCATCGAAACCGGTTTTCATCCATACCCTAAACGGTTCCGGACTTGCGACTTCGAGATTGATGGTATCATTGCTCGAAAACTACCAGACCCCCGAAGGCACAATTATCGTACCGGAAGTGTTGAGAAAATATACAGGATTCAACCTGATTGATTAG
- a CDS encoding sulfotransferase domain-containing protein gives MHIEQIILSHLLKPVRDVTLHANRLLDNYDEVIWLIGDGRSGTTWVSDLLNHDRKYREMFEPFHPQHVDEMSFLSPHEYVRPDDSHDQLERIAADVFSGTFTHPVVDSANHSHFYGGLLIKDIFANLFAYWASIRFPNLKIILLIRNPFSVALSKSKKKDWFWLTDPMLLLNQQKLYDDYLHPFEELIKKTSENNDYILCQILIWSIINYVPLRQFAPDKVHIAFYEEVFADPNNQLSSAFRFVKNTRENCHVELDEETIKRPSRVVSKDSSLFQDKSPVTSWKNEFSLKQIDAGLSILDEFGLAELYDENSMPNRKVLNTIQGL, from the coding sequence GTGCACATCGAACAGATCATCTTGTCCCATTTGCTGAAACCTGTAAGAGATGTAACCCTGCACGCCAATCGTCTGCTTGACAATTATGATGAAGTCATCTGGTTGATCGGAGACGGCCGAAGTGGCACAACGTGGGTTTCCGATCTGCTCAATCACGATAGAAAGTACCGGGAGATGTTCGAGCCGTTTCATCCCCAGCATGTCGATGAAATGAGCTTTTTATCACCGCATGAGTATGTCAGACCTGATGATTCACACGATCAGCTTGAGCGCATTGCTGCAGATGTTTTCAGTGGAACATTTACCCATCCTGTGGTTGACTCGGCCAATCACTCACACTTTTACGGTGGTTTATTGATCAAGGATATTTTTGCCAACCTCTTTGCTTACTGGGCATCTATTCGTTTCCCGAACCTGAAAATCATTCTGCTGATCAGAAATCCTTTTTCAGTTGCCCTCTCAAAAAGCAAAAAGAAAGACTGGTTCTGGTTAACTGATCCGATGTTGCTGCTCAACCAGCAGAAACTTTATGACGATTACCTGCATCCCTTCGAAGAACTCATCAAAAAAACCAGTGAGAACAACGACTACATCCTATGCCAAATCCTCATCTGGTCAATCATAAACTATGTGCCGCTTCGACAGTTTGCACCGGACAAGGTTCACATCGCATTTTATGAGGAAGTTTTTGCCGATCCGAACAACCAGCTCTCTTCTGCATTTCGGTTCGTCAAGAACACTCGCGAAAACTGCCACGTTGAACTTGATGAAGAAACTATCAAACGCCCAAGCAGGGTCGTCAGCAAAGACAGCAGCCTTTTTCAAGACAAATCTCCCGTAACCTCCTGGAAAAACGAATTTTCTCTTAAACAAATCGACGCGGGATTAAGCATCCTCGATGAGTTCGGCCTAGCCGAACTTTACGACGAAAACTCTATGCCCAACCGGAAAGTGCTGAACACAATCCAAGGTTTATAA
- a CDS encoding DUF4405 domain-containing protein, whose translation MSATMKSWATPLAAGTFIILAVTGILMFFKVDAGYIKPVHEWLSWAMVIGVLFHTFANWKPFIAYFSRRLPLSIIGAGVIITMLSIVVPSSEKGNPKKNMFRALESAKIEMLADMTGQSSDALIGKLEGKGISNAETSMTIEEIASMNGKKEMDILWTIFE comes from the coding sequence ATGAGCGCAACAATGAAATCATGGGCTACACCGCTGGCTGCCGGAACGTTCATCATCCTTGCCGTTACAGGGATTCTGATGTTTTTTAAAGTCGACGCTGGATATATCAAACCTGTCCATGAGTGGCTGAGTTGGGCGATGGTGATCGGGGTGTTGTTTCATACCTTTGCGAACTGGAAACCTTTCATCGCATACTTTTCACGCCGGCTGCCTCTCTCCATCATCGGTGCAGGTGTGATCATCACCATGCTTTCAATTGTTGTACCCTCTTCCGAGAAAGGCAATCCCAAAAAGAACATGTTCAGAGCGCTCGAGTCGGCAAAAATTGAAATGCTCGCCGATATGACCGGTCAAAGCAGTGATGCTCTTATCGGTAAACTTGAGGGTAAGGGAATTTCAAACGCCGAAACATCCATGACCATCGAGGAGATTGCAAGTATGAACGGAAAAAAAGAAATGGATATTCTCTGGACGATTTTTGAATAA
- a CDS encoding DUF2934 domain-containing protein: MSNETNEKQVMTQEQCEAQIRLAAYYLWQAKGEKHGSDVEDWLEAESAFAKSTESVQQ; encoded by the coding sequence ATGTCAAACGAAACGAATGAAAAGCAAGTCATGACACAGGAACAGTGTGAAGCGCAGATAAGGCTTGCAGCCTACTACCTGTGGCAGGCAAAGGGCGAAAAGCACGGATCGGATGTCGAGGACTGGCTTGAAGCGGAGTCAGCGTTCGCCAAGTCAACTGAGTCTGTTCAACAGTAA
- the metX gene encoding homoserine O-acetyltransferase MetX yields the protein MEYIDIISEKTGFFVSRKPFGLELGGELPETTIAYRTWGSLNRERNNVVLICHALTGSADADTWWDGMFGEAMGFDDTEDFIICSNVLGSCYGTTGPLSHNPLTGRRYGPDFPAVTIRDMVRLQRLLLDELGIRQVKLVVGASLGGMQVLEWGFMFPEMVRALMPMGVSGRHSAWCIAQSEAQRQAISADRDWIDGWYEPNAPPAKGLAAARMMAMCSYRSFDNFQERFGRDKKDETTYQAESYLRYQGEKLVNRFDANTYITLTRAMDTHDVSRGRGEYKRVLESLAMPVEVLSITSDILYPKEEQEELVEHIPESRIEYLHESYGHDAFLIEVDKVSRLVKAFRDKITAKDSSAA from the coding sequence ATGGAGTATATCGATATCATATCTGAAAAGACAGGATTTTTTGTCAGTCGCAAACCTTTCGGCCTCGAACTCGGGGGTGAACTGCCGGAAACGACTATAGCCTATCGTACCTGGGGTTCTCTGAACCGGGAGCGAAACAATGTTGTGCTCATCTGTCATGCTCTGACCGGTTCGGCGGATGCAGATACCTGGTGGGATGGCATGTTCGGTGAAGCGATGGGTTTCGACGATACTGAAGATTTCATTATCTGCAGCAATGTACTCGGCAGTTGTTACGGTACGACCGGACCGCTTTCCCACAATCCTCTGACCGGCAGACGTTACGGGCCTGATTTTCCTGCGGTGACTATCCGCGACATGGTGAGGCTGCAGCGGTTGTTGCTCGATGAACTGGGCATCCGGCAGGTGAAACTGGTTGTCGGAGCATCGCTTGGTGGAATGCAGGTTCTCGAATGGGGATTCATGTTCCCTGAAATGGTACGCGCACTGATGCCGATGGGCGTGTCCGGGCGGCATTCCGCATGGTGTATCGCCCAGAGTGAAGCCCAGCGTCAGGCAATCAGTGCGGACCGGGACTGGATAGACGGATGGTATGAACCGAATGCTCCGCCGGCAAAGGGATTGGCGGCCGCCCGTATGATGGCGATGTGTTCCTACCGGAGCTTCGACAATTTCCAGGAACGTTTCGGGAGAGATAAAAAGGACGAAACGACCTATCAGGCTGAAAGCTATCTTCGCTATCAGGGTGAGAAGCTCGTCAACCGTTTCGATGCAAATACCTATATAACCCTTACCAGGGCAATGGATACTCATGACGTGTCTCGCGGGAGAGGGGAATACAAAAGGGTGCTCGAGTCTCTTGCCATGCCTGTCGAGGTGCTTTCGATTACCTCGGATATTCTTTACCCTAAAGAGGAGCAGGAAGAGCTTGTAGAGCATATTCCCGAAAGCCGTATCGAGTATCTCCATGAATCATACGGGCACGATGCGTTTCTCATCGAAGTTGACAAAGTCAGCCGTCTGGTGAAAGCTTTTCGGGACAAGATAACGGCAAAGGATAGCTCGGCAGCCTAG
- a CDS encoding O-acetylhomoserine aminocarboxypropyltransferase/cysteine synthase family protein: MSQPYSSYRFETLQVHAGQEPDPATNSCAVPIYQTTSYVFDSAEHGANLFALKEFGNIYTRLMNPTTDVLEKRLAALEGGKAALVVASGHSAQFIALSNICEAGDSVVSSSFLYGGTYNQFKVSFSRLGINVRFAEDLQPGTFESLIDETTKAIYLESIGNPAFHVPDFEAIAHVAHKSGIPLIVDNTFGCAGYLCRPLDHGADIVVGSATKWIGGHGTSMGGVIVDAGAFDWSNGKFPFFTEPSPGYHGLKFHETFGELAFIIRARVEGLRDFGPAISPFNSFLLLQGLETLSLRAQRHADNTLALALWLQGHPAVSWVNYPGLPDHPTHENAKRYLANGFGCVLTFGVEKGYEGAIEFIDSVTLATHLANVGDAKTLVIHPASTTHQQLSPEAQAAAGVGRDMVRVSVGIEHIDDIKSDFEQAFSKL; this comes from the coding sequence ATGAGTCAGCCATATTCCTCCTACCGGTTTGAAACGCTCCAGGTTCATGCAGGCCAGGAACCTGATCCTGCAACGAACTCTTGTGCAGTTCCGATCTATCAAACAACTTCGTATGTGTTCGACAGTGCGGAACACGGTGCGAACCTGTTTGCTCTCAAGGAGTTCGGCAATATCTACACCCGGCTCATGAATCCCACTACGGATGTACTCGAAAAAAGACTTGCAGCGCTCGAAGGAGGTAAAGCGGCGCTTGTTGTCGCGAGTGGTCATTCAGCGCAGTTCATAGCATTGAGCAATATCTGTGAGGCAGGTGATTCAGTTGTTTCTTCCAGTTTTCTGTATGGAGGGACCTACAACCAGTTCAAGGTTTCCTTTTCGCGATTGGGGATCAATGTCAGGTTTGCAGAGGATCTTCAGCCGGGAACGTTCGAAAGTCTGATCGATGAGACAACAAAAGCCATTTACCTCGAATCGATAGGGAACCCAGCGTTTCATGTACCGGATTTCGAGGCAATTGCACATGTTGCTCATAAAAGCGGTATTCCTCTGATTGTCGACAATACTTTCGGTTGTGCCGGCTATCTCTGCAGACCCCTCGATCATGGTGCCGATATTGTGGTTGGTTCTGCAACGAAATGGATTGGCGGGCATGGTACTTCCATGGGCGGGGTCATCGTCGATGCAGGGGCTTTCGACTGGAGCAATGGAAAGTTTCCTTTTTTTACAGAGCCTTCACCAGGTTATCACGGTCTCAAGTTTCACGAAACATTCGGTGAGCTTGCTTTTATCATCAGGGCGAGAGTCGAAGGGTTGCGGGATTTCGGGCCGGCTATCAGCCCTTTCAATTCGTTTCTTCTGCTTCAGGGACTCGAAACCCTGTCGCTCAGGGCACAGCGCCATGCCGATAACACCTTGGCTCTTGCTCTCTGGTTGCAGGGGCATCCGGCAGTTTCCTGGGTAAACTATCCAGGTCTTCCAGATCATCCAACGCATGAAAATGCAAAGAGATATCTTGCCAATGGGTTTGGTTGTGTTCTGACGTTTGGTGTTGAAAAAGGCTACGAAGGAGCCATCGAGTTTATCGACAGCGTTACACTTGCCACTCACCTTGCCAATGTCGGTGATGCAAAGACGTTGGTTATTCATCCTGCATCGACAACACATCAGCAGCTTAGTCCGGAGGCACAGGCTGCTGCCGGAGTCGGCAGGGATATGGTCAGGGTTTCGGTCGGCATCGAGCACATAGATGATATAAAGAGTGACTTTGAGCAAGCCTTTTCAAAATTGTAA